Below is a window of Senegalia massiliensis DNA.
TTTTTATTTAAATCTAAAGCAAATTTTGTAACATTTATACTATGCTCTAAATTCCCACTTTCTTTAGCTCCATGAAACTTTGTAGAAGATGGAGCTGTAAAATAATCAGTTAATCTCAAATATTCCAATAGATCTGTAGTATCTTCATTTTCAATCTTGTTAAATAGTTTTAAAAATTCTTCATGAAGTTTATTTTCCATCTATATTGCCTCCTTCATCTTTTTAACTGGAATAACATACTCAACAAAATTTTCTATTCTTTGTCTAAAAAGAATACTTTTAAAATTTTCATCTATAGATCCATATATTTTTTTAAGTTCATTTATGGTATCTAGAGTATTCTCTAAAGCTTCTCTTGCATATTTCACTTTAATATCATAAAAATCTGCTAAAACTTTTGCTACTGTACCAAAAAATATTTCTTCAAAATCGTTATCAACATACATTGTTTCTGTTTTATTCCCTCTAGTTATTGCTCTTTTAAATGTAGCTTTTGTTATCTTTTCATATTGAATATCTCCATCATAAGCACTTGTATAAACTTTCCTTTTATAGAAATATGACTTTCCTTTATAAATGTATTCAAAGTATTCACTACGTCGCAATTTCATTCCACTACCTCTAAACCCTTTCTTAGAGTATGATCCGTATGGTAATTTCATTTGTACATTCCTCCTTATTTTGGTATAATTAACGTATAATATATTTTTAAATGCTGACTTCTTCTAGATGGCCGTCTAGGGAAGTCTTTTTATTTTGTGTAAAGATTAAACTTAATGCTGCTCCTGCTACTTCCTCAATTTCCTTTGTAACTTCCTTCCACCTTCCTTTCTCATGACTTTGAATTATATTGTCACAAGCAATATTTATCATGTCATTATTAATACTTTCTAGGTCATTAACCTCTTTTTGAAACATTAATACTGATTCTGCAATGCTCTTAAATGCTATCTTTGGTAAACAACTTTTTCCCAACTCTGATGTACTTCTTAAATGCTCATATCCTAACCAATTAGCTTTATACACACTTACCATATTCTTTACTATGTCACTATGTGGTACTGGCTTTAATGCTTCATATCCTGCAAGAGTTCTAATGCTAACCCCTATTTTCTCAGCTGCATCTTTTTGAGTTAAACCTGCAATATCCCTAGCCAATTTATAGATACTTCTGCAATTAATGTTCATTCCAATAACCTTCCTTTCGTTATAAAATATAAGTAACAACTACTTAATAGTTAAATCGATAATCTCTTTCTTAAATCTAGGCATGTCCCTAACTTTTCCTATATAACTAGCAATAACTCTTTTCTTACTAGGTGTCATCAAGACACCTCCCTTCTATTATTTTCTTGTGCATTTAAATACTTTTCTACTGACGAAGGATCGTTTGTATCTATAGCCATAATTTTATTTTCTTCTTTAGTCATCCAATCATCTAAAGATTTTTTTCTGAATAATTTCCTTCCACCTAAATCTATACAAGGTATTCTTTTTCTTTTTACTAGCTCTAAAATTAACCAGTAACTTATTCCTATATAGTCAGCTGCTTGCTTTGCTGTTAATGTAGCTCTTTTATACTTTGAAGTCTTTTTATCTTTTTTATTGTCTTTAATATCTTTCTCTTCATTTTTATTCTTCTTCTCAATATCTTGCTCTTTTATGTCTTTGTCCATTTCTCTCACCTCCTCACAGTTCCTCATTTGCCAATATTTACAGCTTTCTTGAAAATCTCCATCATGAGATAATTAACTTAGTCATTAGTTTATGCAGTATGATTTGTTTCATTTTTCGATACTTCTTCTTCAAAAAAAAGTTCTTCTATTGGAATATTAAATTTTTCTGAAACTATCTTAGCTTCTATTAATGAAAATTTAACCATACCAGATTCTTTCTTATAATATGCTGCTTCAGTTTTAAGGCCTAAAATTTTTTTCATTTCTGAAGCTGATACTTTCCTATCATTTCTTATACTTCTTAGTTTTGAGTACAAGCTTACACCTCCTAAGTTTCCTTTTACGATACTTGGTATATTTTAATTATAGTATCTTTTTTCGATACTGTCAATAGTTTTTTGAAATAAAAAATCTTTTTTGGATTATTGCTTTAGTTTCCAATTAAGATATATTAGAATATTAGATAAGTTATAATATTGGAGTGAATAAAAATGGGATTTCCTGAAAGACTTAAAAGTTTAAGGCTAGAAAAAAAATTAACTCAAGAAGAGCTAGGTAATAAGCTAAATGTAACAAAAGCAAATATATCAAAATATGAAACTGGAAGAATAGAGCCTAACATTGAAACATTAGATTACCTTTCTAATTTTTTCGACGTATCTATTGATTATTTATTAGGAAAAACCGATAAAAGAGATTCAGATAAACAAGATTTATTACCAGAAGAATTCACTTCTCCAGAGGAAGCAGTAAAATTTTTACTTGAGCAAAATGTAATTATGGGATTCGGTGGATTTGATGTAAATAAAATGTCAGATGAAAAAGTTGTACAGTTTGCTAATGAAGTACTTACTCATATAAGGTTATTAAGCTATAAATATAAAAGTAAGGGGGATTAACTATGGGTCTAAGATGGATCAACGAATACATATATGGTCTTATTGAGCACTGTAAATCTAGCGATATATATGAGATCTACAATGCTTTAAATATCAATATAAAAAAGATACCTAAGCATAGTTTAATGATTGAAGATAATGAAGCTCTTTATATGAGAGATTATTTTAATCAAGAAACAGTTTTTATTAAAGATAATTTAGATTTCCAGTATGAAAAGTTTGTCCTAGCCCATGAGTTAGGACATGCCATCTTGCATACTGAAATATATCAAGCTGCATACAATAAAAATTTAATCAATAAAGGTAAGCTAGAAAAACAAGCTGATTATTTTGCTCTTAAACTGCTTAATATTGAAATAGATAGTATAGATTATGAAGGTTACACAATAGAGCAAATATCAAAATCATTACATGTAAGTGAAAAAAGTTTAGAAATGTACTCATATTGAGTATTATATTTTTTAGTATTAAACCGAACATATATTCTTATGAAGGAGTGATAAAATGGCTGGATCAATTGAAAAACGTGGTAAAAATTCTTATAGATTGGTAGTATCAGCTGGATATGGATTAGAGGGAAAAAGAAAAAAGTTTACTAAAACAGTAAAATGTAAAAATATTACTCAGGCCAGAAAAGAATTAGTCAAGTTTGTGGCCAGTGTAGAAAATGATACTTTCATTGAGCCTGCAAAAGTTACACTTAGTGCCTTTGCATACAAATGGTTAGAAGTTTATGCTATGCCTAATTTAGCAGATAAAACTATAAACACATACCAAGGATACCTTGATACTAAAATACTGCCTTATATAGGACATATGAAGCTATCACAAATTAAACCAATGCATCTATTAGATTATTATAAGTTTTTAAAAGAAAAATATAAAAAGAAAAATGGTGAGCCTTTATCTAATAATAGTATAATAAAATACCATAAATTATTAAATGTAATTTTTAAAACTGCAGTTAAGTGGGAAATACTTTCTAAAAACCCAGCAGAAAATATTTCACCAGCTAAATACGTAAAACCAAAGCATGAATTTTATGATGAAGAAGAAGTAAAATTATTAATTAGCTGCTTAAAAAATGAACCTATGAAATATAAAGTCGCAATAATGATTACAGTAACTGCTGGATTAAGATTAGGTGAATTAATGGGCCTTAAATGGGAGCATATTGACTTTGAAAATAATACTATAACTATAGAACAAGCTAATCAATATTTATCAAAAAAAGGTACTTTTACTAAAGACCCAAAAAACTTTTCATCAAACAGAACTATATCTGTTCCTGGATCTATAACTAAACTAATTAAAAAGTATCAAATAGAACAATTAGAAAATAAATTGAAGTGTGGAGATTTATGGGAAGAAACTGGATTTCTATTTACTCAATGGAATGGTAAAGCTATGCATCCTTATACACCTTCAAAATGGTTTGATAAATTTATTAAAAGAAATGGACTAAAAAAAATAACATTTCACCAATTAAGACATACCTCTGCTACTATGCTTATTAATTCAGGTATAAATGTAAGAGCTTTATCATCAAGACTTGGCCATAGTAATACAAGCACAACAATGAATATATATGCTCATGAGTTAAAATCTGTAGATAAAGCTGCAGCTGATAAACTAGAAGAAATGTTCTTTGAAACTGGGGAAAAAGACATAAAATAACGCCAAGTCCCCAAAATGTCCCCAAATTGAATTATGTAAACTAAAATAGAGAATATGGCAATTAAGTCATATCCTCTATTTTTACAGTGTTTTTAATGGTGCGCCCTGCAGGATTCGAACCCGCGACAAACTGATTCGAAGTCAGCCACTCTATCCAACTGAGCTAAGGACGCATATATAAGTAAAAGGACTTAAGAAAGTCCTTTTTTAATGGTGCACCTGGGAGGATTCGAACCCCCGGCACATGGATTAGAAGTCCATTGCTCTATCCTACTGAGCTACAGGTGCATATTTTATTATATTAAGCTAAAAAATTATGGTGCACCTGGGAGGATTCGAACCCCCGGCACACGGATTAGAAGTCCGTTGCTCTATCCTACTGAGCTACAGGTGCAATATTGTTCTTTAACAATAAAAAGTATAACATAGAAAATTATCTAAGTCAATATGAAAAATTTTCATATTAGTTAAATTTCGACTATATTCGACTTTATATTATTGTCAATAGTCAATATACCATAACTATTAGTACTGCCTCCTCTTGGTTCCGAGATACTTCCAGGGTTAAATAGTAAAATATTATCTTCAATAACATTAACAGGCCTATGAATATGCCCAAATAAAACTGCATCCACTTGTAATTCTTTTGCTCTATAATATAAATTATTTAAATTATCTTTTATATTATATTTATGTCCATGAGTTAATAATATTTTTTTATCATTTATATTTAAAATCTCTTCCTCATTTATTTCATATAATTCAAAGTCACAATTCCCTCTTACTACTATCATATCTATATTAGTTTGTTCTTTAATATATTCAGCATCTAATGCAAAATCACCTAAATGTACAAAAATATCTAAATCATTCATAGACTTTAATGTATCTATAATTGTTTCAATTTTATCATCTGAACCATGACTATCGGATATAACTGCTATTTTAACTTTATTCATTATCTAGCACTTCTTCTAATTTTAATCTTAATTTTTTTAATGCATTTGCTCTATGACTTATATCATTTTTAATTTTTTGTGGCATTTCAGCAAATGTTTCCTTATATCCATCAGGTATAAATAGTGGATCATATCCAAAATCATTATTTCCTGTTCTTTCTAAAGCAATCTTCCCTTTACATACACCTGTAAGAGTTTTAACAGTTTTATCTTCTAACACTATAGCTATCACTGTTCTAAATTCAGCAGTTCTATCTTCTAAATTTAACCCTTCTAGTTTCTTTAAAAGCTTTTTATTATTGTTCAGGTCATTAGCATCTTCTCCTGCATATCTAGCAGAATATACTCCAGGTTCTCCATTTAATTTATCTACAAATAATCCAGTATCATCAGCAAGTACTATACCATCAACTAATTCAGAGATTTCTTTAGCTTTTTTTATAGCATTTCCTTCTAATGTATCCTTATCTTCTATTACTTCTATATCTTTTAAACCTACTTCATTTTTTGAAATTATATCTAAATTTAGTCCATCTAAAATTTTTTTTATTTCTTTTATTTTATTTATATTTCCACTTGCAACTATTATTTTTCTTCTGTTCATTTTATTCTCCTTTTGTAATTCCATTTAATATATCTTTTTGCATTTCTATAAGTTCTTTATTACCCTTTTCAGCTAAATCTAATAATTCATTTAAGTCTACTCTGTTAAAGGGTGCTTGTTCTCCTGTACCCTGTATTTCAACAATTTCTCCTTTGTCTGTCATTACTATATTCATATCCACATGTGCATTTGAATCCTCTATATAACATAAATCTAATAATTTTTCATTTTCAACTATCCCTACACTAATAGCTGATATAAATGATTTTAATGGAATATCATCAATTTGTCCCTCTTCTTTAAGGAAATTTAATGCATCAGCAACAGCAACAAATGCACCTGTAATGGATGCTGTTCTAGTTCCACCATCAGCTTGAATTACATCACAATCAACCCAAATTGTTCTTTCACCTAATTTATCTAAATCTACAACCGACCTTAGTGATCTACCAATAAGTCTTTTAATTTCTTGAGTTCTACCTTCCAACTTACCTTTAGTTGCTTCTCTTCTTTTTCTAGTTATAGTTGATGCTGGCAACATAGAATATTCAGCTGTAATCCAACCCTGACCTGTATTTCTTAAAAATGGCGGTACTTTTTCTTCTATCATAGCTGTACAAATCACCTTTGTATTACCCATTTCTATAAGAACTGAACCATTAGGATGCAAAAGATAATCCCTAGTCATTTTTACTTTTCTGAGTTCATTATTTTTTCTTCCATCGTTTCTATTCATATTTTCACTTCCTTTTATTTATCTAGTATAATTATGATACCAAATATTTGTTTTTATAACAACAAAAGAGCATCTATAGATGCCCTTTATTAATACTCATTTGCAAATGTTGGTATAGATTCAGGTGTAGATAAGTTCATTTTAGCTTCTTCTAATGTCTTACCATCTATAAGCATTTCTACTTTTTCAATTTCATCAAACTGAGATAATGTTAAAGCTATATTTTTATTCATTGAATCAAATGCTTGTTGATTCATTATATTTTCTTTTGTATCACCAGATAAATCAACAACGGCTACTCCATCTTTAACTTCAACACCTTTTAGCTCTACTCCCATTGGAATATCAGTATAAAGACCACTAGACTCAGGCGGACCTTCAAACAGTTCTTCTAAAGCTGTATACATATCTGGAGAAGGTGCTGTTACTGTTTTAGTTACAGGTACATAATATTCATATTCTCCATTTGTAGTTCCTTTATAATATACTACTACTTTAGAATCTCCATTATTGTCTACTAAGTTTATATCTCTTCTTTCAATAGGGTCAAAAACATCTGTTCCATAAGTTAATGTTTCTTTTATTCCACCATCAATCATAAACTGAACTTTGTTAATTGTAGGAAATTCTGTTAACGTGTATACAACTGCATTAACTAAACTTACTTCCTCAACCTTGTCATTAGTATTTAATATCTCTTTTGAAAAATTAACCTTAGCAAGACCAGTTTCTTCATCAACTGACATACCTATTACTTCGCTACCAGTAGGTAATACTGGATTTAATCCTGATTTAACCATATCAGTTTGATTTTTATCATTGTTTACCATATAAGATAATGTCTTTTTAGCAATTCCAGTATCCCAAGATATTTTTCTTTTTATAGGCACTAATAAATTTTTGTCACTTTTATAGTAAATAACAGTATCCCTTGCATCCTCTTGTTCAACCGTTATTTCAACTGAATCTGTTGGTTTTTCTGCTGTATCTTTTTGATCTTCTTCAGATGTAATCATCTCTTTCATAGCTTGCATCTTTCCACATCCTGTAATTGATACTAAAATAATCAAAAGTAAAAATATACTTATAAGTTTTTTAGAAACCATATATTTACCCCCTTAGTTATCTATATATAATTATATTAGACAACAAGTAATACTATGAGTAAATATAAAAATAATTTTATCATTATTCTATAACTTTATAAAGTTCATCACTTTCTGGAGGATCTATTCTTTCATTATCTAAAAATACACCATCATCTATAACCTCACCTATAATACTTGATTCTATTTGGGCTTCTTTAAATTTTTTCAATATATTTTCTGCTTTTTCATTATCAGTTATTATTATAAGACTACCACTTGCTATCAATCTATATGGATCAATATCTAATTCATTGCATATAATTTCAGTAGACTTTTCTAATTTTATTTGATCTTTATAAATCCTTATTCCTTTATCTATAGCTTGAGAAGCTTCATATATAGCTCCAAATAATCCACCTTCTGTTATATCATGCATATATTCAACACCAATATTTCCTGCTATCATACCTTCTTTTACTACACTAATATTTTTCATTAAATTCTTTGCTTCTTGTATTAAATTATCATCTATATTATTTCTTAATTTATCTTCTATATCTTCAGCTATTATTGATGTACCTTCTATTGCAATCTTTTTTGTAAGTATAACTTTGTACCCTCTTTCAACTTTCTTTGAATCTAATGTTTTTTCTTTAAGCTGCTTACCTATAGCTGTAGAGTTTATCACTATTTTATTAACTGCATTTGTTATTTCTGTATGTCCACCTATTATGTCTATGTTCAATTCTTTAGCAGTGTTTGATGCATCAATCATTATATTTTCAATCTCTTGTTTAGTAGTATTTGGTGGTGCTAATATTGTAAGAAGTATACCTACTGGCTCTGCCCCATTAGAAGCTACATCATTAGCTGATATATGTATAGCTAGTTTCCCTATATTTTTCGATGCCCCAGTTATTGGATCAGTAGATACAACACATGCATATTTATCAAAATCAATTACTGCTGAATCTTCACCTACTGCACCTCTAGTAATTATGTCAGTTCTTTTATTTTCTAATAATTTGAAAACTAAATTTTCTAGCAATTCATTAGGTAGTTTCCCTATTTTCATTCATTTTCTCCCCTTTGTTTGAATATACATATTTAATATTATTATATGGTATATATTTATGATCAGTTATAAGTGCTATAGGAGATATGTCTTCTGGCAAAATCTCATGAAATACTAAAACTTCAGCATCATAATTAGATAGATTATCTCTTCTAAGTTTTAAATTTTCTTTGAAACTTAATGAAGTATTCCAATAATCTTTAATACTATTTATTCCTATAGTTTCTATATATTCCTTCATAAATTTAAATTCACAATCATCTTTAAGTATAAAAGGTTCATATATTTGATTAACTAAATTTTCATTAGCTATAAAACACCTATCTTGATTTATTTTCACTCCCAGAATTATACTATGAGAATGAAAATGATGATTTTTTTTATAGTTTAAACTCGCAAATATTGCCTTTTGTCGTATTACCCAACTTGGATAATACGATGGTTTATAATTGTCAATAAACTTATGAAACTCTAAATATTTTTGTCTGTAACTATTCTTATCATTAAATTTAATCCCATTTTTTAAAATTAATGATAAATCATTTATATTAACAACATGATATACCATATTAGTTTTTGTAAAATCATTAAATATCATTTAAATCACCCTTTAAATATTATTCTCAAAGATGATTTATTTAATCCTACATATTATATAATATCATAGCTTTATTTTTTTGTAATTATATTATTATAATTGGGCAAACTAAAATCAAATATATTCTATGGTGGTGGAATAATTTATGATAAATTGCTCAGAAAATTGTATACATCAAAAAGATGGAATATGTAATCTAAACTATATTGTAAATTCCACTGGAATAGTTAAAAACAATTGTCCTTATTTCGATTATAAAAATGAAAAGGATAAAAAAACTCCGATTTAAATCGGAGTTTTTTTATTATTTTGTTATATAGGCTGTTTTATATCCATTTGTAATTGCAAGTGGAAGTCTTACTATTCCATCTACTTTTGGATTTTGTAAGTAGATTTTTACAGAATGATCTGTTGGTGATACAACCATTTCATCTATTAAAATCTTTTCAGCATCCATCATTGCTTGCATACGCTCTTCACCAGTTGTTGTTTGAGCTGTTTTAATTAACTCATCATACTCTGCATTAGACCAACCAGCAGTATTTTGTGGTCCATCTGTTATCCACATATCCATGAAAGTCATAGGATCATTGTAATCTCCAACCCATCCTGAATATGAGAATGCAAAATCTTTTTTGTTTTCTCTATCAATCTTAACTTTAAATGTAGCAGTATCTATCCCCACTTCTACACCTAAATTTTCTTTCCAATATTGTTGCCAAATTTGTGCTCTTTGAAGTGAGTTTTCACTATCAAAAGTAAGGAATTTGATTCCATTCATATCTTCTACTGTCTTGCCAATTTCCTCTAATCCTTCTTCTAATAACTTCTTAGCTTCTTCAGCAGATGAACCATTACCTACATCTTTTAATAACTCTCCATTAGCTTCTCTAAAAGTCTTATCTCCAGGTCCTGGTATTCCAGGTGGTACAAATGCCCATGCTGGAGGAACAATACCTTCAGTTCTAGCTTGTTGTATTTTTTCTCTATCTATTGCCATACCGAACGCTTTTCTTATCTTAGCATTTTTAAAGAATTCATTTTCAGTATTAAATGTATAGTAGAAAGTAGATGCTTCTGGTGATTTAATTAAATCATCTTTATATTTTTCTAAATATTGTGATGGTACATTTATAACATCTAATTCTCCTGTTT
It encodes the following:
- a CDS encoding helix-turn-helix domain-containing protein is translated as MNINCRSIYKLARDIAGLTQKDAAEKIGVSIRTLAGYEALKPVPHSDIVKNMVSVYKANWLGYEHLRSTSELGKSCLPKIAFKSIAESVLMFQKEVNDLESINNDMINIACDNIIQSHEKGRWKEVTKEIEEVAGAALSLIFTQNKKTSLDGHLEEVSI
- a CDS encoding helix-turn-helix domain-containing protein; the protein is MDKDIKEQDIEKKNKNEEKDIKDNKKDKKTSKYKRATLTAKQAADYIGISYWLILELVKRKRIPCIDLGGRKLFRKKSLDDWMTKEENKIMAIDTNDPSSVEKYLNAQENNRREVS
- a CDS encoding helix-turn-helix transcriptional regulator, whose product is MYSKLRSIRNDRKVSASEMKKILGLKTEAAYYKKESGMVKFSLIEAKIVSEKFNIPIEELFFEEEVSKNETNHTA
- a CDS encoding helix-turn-helix domain-containing protein, with amino-acid sequence MGFPERLKSLRLEKKLTQEELGNKLNVTKANISKYETGRIEPNIETLDYLSNFFDVSIDYLLGKTDKRDSDKQDLLPEEFTSPEEAVKFLLEQNVIMGFGGFDVNKMSDEKVVQFANEVLTHIRLLSYKYKSKGD
- a CDS encoding ImmA/IrrE family metallo-endopeptidase; the protein is MGLRWINEYIYGLIEHCKSSDIYEIYNALNINIKKIPKHSLMIEDNEALYMRDYFNQETVFIKDNLDFQYEKFVLAHELGHAILHTEIYQAAYNKNLINKGKLEKQADYFALKLLNIEIDSIDYEGYTIEQISKSLHVSEKSLEMYSY
- a CDS encoding tyrosine-type recombinase/integrase yields the protein MAGSIEKRGKNSYRLVVSAGYGLEGKRKKFTKTVKCKNITQARKELVKFVASVENDTFIEPAKVTLSAFAYKWLEVYAMPNLADKTINTYQGYLDTKILPYIGHMKLSQIKPMHLLDYYKFLKEKYKKKNGEPLSNNSIIKYHKLLNVIFKTAVKWEILSKNPAENISPAKYVKPKHEFYDEEEVKLLISCLKNEPMKYKVAIMITVTAGLRLGELMGLKWEHIDFENNTITIEQANQYLSKKGTFTKDPKNFSSNRTISVPGSITKLIKKYQIEQLENKLKCGDLWEETGFLFTQWNGKAMHPYTPSKWFDKFIKRNGLKKITFHQLRHTSATMLINSGINVRALSSRLGHSNTSTTMNIYAHELKSVDKAAADKLEEMFFETGEKDIK
- a CDS encoding metallophosphoesterase; its protein translation is MNKVKIAVISDSHGSDDKIETIIDTLKSMNDLDIFVHLGDFALDAEYIKEQTNIDMIVVRGNCDFELYEINEEEILNINDKKILLTHGHKYNIKDNLNNLYYRAKELQVDAVLFGHIHRPVNVIEDNILLFNPGSISEPRGGSTNSYGILTIDNNIKSNIVEI
- the rdgB gene encoding RdgB/HAM1 family non-canonical purine NTP pyrophosphatase; protein product: MNRRKIIVASGNINKIKEIKKILDGLNLDIISKNEVGLKDIEVIEDKDTLEGNAIKKAKEISELVDGIVLADDTGLFVDKLNGEPGVYSARYAGEDANDLNNNKKLLKKLEGLNLEDRTAEFRTVIAIVLEDKTVKTLTGVCKGKIALERTGNNDFGYDPLFIPDGYKETFAEMPQKIKNDISHRANALKKLRLKLEEVLDNE
- the rph gene encoding ribonuclease PH, which translates into the protein MNRNDGRKNNELRKVKMTRDYLLHPNGSVLIEMGNTKVICTAMIEEKVPPFLRNTGQGWITAEYSMLPASTITRKRREATKGKLEGRTQEIKRLIGRSLRSVVDLDKLGERTIWVDCDVIQADGGTRTASITGAFVAVADALNFLKEEGQIDDIPLKSFISAISVGIVENEKLLDLCYIEDSNAHVDMNIVMTDKGEIVEIQGTGEQAPFNRVDLNELLDLAEKGNKELIEMQKDILNGITKGE
- a CDS encoding GerMN domain-containing protein, with amino-acid sequence MVSKKLISIFLLLIILVSITGCGKMQAMKEMITSEEDQKDTAEKPTDSVEITVEQEDARDTVIYYKSDKNLLVPIKRKISWDTGIAKKTLSYMVNNDKNQTDMVKSGLNPVLPTGSEVIGMSVDEETGLAKVNFSKEILNTNDKVEEVSLVNAVVYTLTEFPTINKVQFMIDGGIKETLTYGTDVFDPIERRDINLVDNNGDSKVVVYYKGTTNGEYEYYVPVTKTVTAPSPDMYTALEELFEGPPESSGLYTDIPMGVELKGVEVKDGVAVVDLSGDTKENIMNQQAFDSMNKNIALTLSQFDEIEKVEMLIDGKTLEEAKMNLSTPESIPTFANEY
- a CDS encoding AIR synthase family protein; the protein is MKIGKLPNELLENLVFKLLENKRTDIITRGAVGEDSAVIDFDKYACVVSTDPITGASKNIGKLAIHISANDVASNGAEPVGILLTILAPPNTTKQEIENIMIDASNTAKELNIDIIGGHTEITNAVNKIVINSTAIGKQLKEKTLDSKKVERGYKVILTKKIAIEGTSIIAEDIEDKLRNNIDDNLIQEAKNLMKNISVVKEGMIAGNIGVEYMHDITEGGLFGAIYEASQAIDKGIRIYKDQIKLEKSTEIICNELDIDPYRLIASGSLIIITDNEKAENILKKFKEAQIESSIIGEVIDDGVFLDNERIDPPESDELYKVIE
- a CDS encoding hydroxymyristoyl-ACP dehydratase, whose translation is MINCSENCIHQKDGICNLNYIVNSTGIVKNNCPYFDYKNEKDKKTPI
- a CDS encoding peptide ABC transporter substrate-binding protein, with the protein product MKRTKLLSLLLVFVLVGSLALTACGGDDSSTDEGSKDESSSKELAEEQVLRMNWNSEPPSLDPQISQDATSSRILIDTLDGLIRLNEEGLPEEGSAMAESWEVNEDGTEYIFKLRDAKWSDGEPVTAQDFEYSWLRGLDPKTASTYAYMLYDIVNAEAYNSGDIKDSAEVGIKAEDEKTLKVTLKSPNPAFLSKLQNSIFLPARQDKVEEWGEKYASDVEYMVSNGAFKVTEWEHENKLVMEKNDNYWDAENVTLDKVEGIMTSDPNTIINLYETGELDVINVPSQYLEKYKDDLIKSPEASTFYYTFNTENEFFKNAKIRKAFGMAIDREKIQQARTEGIVPPAWAFVPPGIPGPGDKTFREANGELLKDVGNGSSAEEAKKLLEEGLEEIGKTVEDMNGIKFLTFDSENSLQRAQIWQQYWKENLGVEVGIDTATFKVKIDRENKKDFAFSYSGWVGDYNDPMTFMDMWITDGPQNTAGWSNAEYDELIKTAQTTTGEERMQAMMDAEKILIDEMVVSPTDHSVKIYLQNPKVDGIVRLPLAITNGYKTAYITK